A window of Brachyhypopomus gauderio isolate BG-103 unplaced genomic scaffold, BGAUD_0.2 sc148, whole genome shotgun sequence contains these coding sequences:
- the LOC143500395 gene encoding SPRY domain-containing SOCS box protein 2-like, whose amino-acid sequence MSITPITPKRSRRSTRALHNSVFPAEIQPALVADWLRALHSDWMGLTLCRWVCDDSRESRNILLSSASSSAFFPLSVTPSVRLATLLDTPSVAPGDLRSQWSPTHRSPNLWLCELGTSVCRPPVEGSSDAAQSAVGVRTGLHVWELRWEEGQRGSHALVGVSTGKCSMQMSGYTALVGGDSCSWGWELSTNQLWHGGKQVGLYPVGRTQQSLKVPERVLVVVDADAGTLGYVIDDCFLGHAFKDLPSGAELFLAVSCVWGGATIHLRYLNGMKL is encoded by the exons ATGTCCatcacacccatcacacccaaACGCAGCCGTAGGAGTACACG GGCACTTCATAACAGTGTGTTTCCTGCAGAAATTCAACCTGCTCTTGTTGCTGATTGGTTAAGAGCGCTGCACTCCGATTGGATGGGTCTTACACTGTGCCGCTGGGTGTGTGATGACTCACGTGAATCGAGGAACATTCTATTGTCATCTGCTTCATCCTCAGCTTTCTTCCCCCTGTCTGTGACGCCATCAGTCCGTTTGGCTACTTTACTGGACACGCCCTCTGTTGCCCCTGGAGACTTGAGGTCACAGTGGAGTCCTACACATAGATCTCCTAACTTGTGGCTGTGTGAATTGGGGACAAGTGTTTGTCGCCCCCCAGTGGAGGGAAGCAGTGATGCAGCTCAGAGTGCTGTGGGGGTGAGGACAGGACTACACGTCTGGGAGCTTCGCTGGGAGGAGGGGCAAAGAGGAAGCCACGCCCTTGTGGGTGTGTCCACTGGGAAATGCTCTATGCAGATGTCAGGCTACACTGCATTGGTGGGCGGAGACTCATGTTCCTGGGGATGGGAACTGTCAACCAATCAGCTTTGGCATGGTGGTAAGCAGGTGGGTTTGTACCCTGTGGGAAGAACCCAGCAGAGCCTGAAGGTCCCAGAACGTGTGCTAGTGGTTGTTGATGCTGATGCTGGGACACTGGGATACGTGATAGACGACTGCTTCCTGGGACACGCTTTCAAGGACCTTCCATCAGGGGCGGAGCTTTTCCTAGCAGTGAGCTGTGTTTGGGGCGGAGCCACAATACATCTACGCTACCTTAATGGCATGAAGC TTTaa